The following are from one region of the Populus trichocarpa isolate Nisqually-1 chromosome 8, P.trichocarpa_v4.1, whole genome shotgun sequence genome:
- the LOC7482879 gene encoding putative 1-phosphatidylinositol-3-phosphate 5-kinase FAB1C isoform X5: protein MAILSRPDKRTEDPENTDDCSDDGSVLRDQYHKSPKPLDFESNGLIWFPPPPEDENDEEESNFFTYDDEDDDIGDSSAIFSSSSSLSSTFPSKEKQNKINKDPTKAMIQGHFRALVAQLLQGEGIKASKDENNGEWLDIVTAIAWQAAAFVKPDTSRGGSMDPVDYVKVKCIASGNPRDSTLVKGVVCTKNIKHKRMTTQYKNPRLLLLGGALEYQSVVNQLASFNTLVQQENDHLKLIMSKIEALRPNVLLVEKSVSPYAQEYLLGKEISLVLNVKKPLLERIARCTGAQISPSFENISTTRLGHCELFRVERVSEEHETSNQFNKKPSKTLMSFEGCPRRLGCTVLLRGTCREKLKKVKHVIQYAVFAAYHLSLETSFLADEGASLPKMTIRPSIAIPERTAADNSISVIPPMICHAEVALSAQDDGSLGLKPEHEGSESLTGNLDAGVIHPLSPCSVTCRSGNEFSIACHGDLVSNAGGLDAFSASQCEGLKMFAVSPGIKNLSQPELQDIMAEEEGQLLATHESVQSEKIDEDEVSSEYFSVTDTYQSILVSFSSRCVLKGTVCERSRLLRIKFYGNFDKPLGRYLRDDLFDQKSCCRSCKEPAEAHVLCFTHQQGNLTINVRSLSSVKLPGDRDGKIWMWHRCLRCAHIDGVPPATRRVVMSDAAWGLSFGKFLELSFSNHATANRVAPCGHSLQRDCLRFYGFGSMVVFFRYSPIDILNVHLPPSMLEFNGIVQQEWTRKEAAELLGKMETFYGEIFGVLDSMEQRSKYFGSELSDTNELQNRIMELKDQLVKEKNNYSSPCKQGILQLAVMESLQLDQTAMDILELNRLRRTLLIGSHVWYRKLYSLDCLLKTNYLVKAKEGDVSYTELKDLKNDIFCKDSKLDHDHEENISGYSKSQEHVGNDFQSEKKETGLSFEHCVLEHSMLPSCYHNTEDEVHAGEETASKTLFSDNPSHASNLSDRIDSAWTGTDQLPIKVQPPHASQAEADGFQPVSVRQPNLFDNPPFRRMVAPKRVHSFDSALRAQERIQKGLPPLHLSTIRSFHASGDYRSMVRDPVSNAMRTYSQTLPLEAHKLNLMHSSTHSFISSAANMAGGARLLLPVRANSDLVIGVYDNDPASVVSYALSSKEHEDWVTDRSNESAGIWSTIKHSKEDSAASSFTSWQSLDSMDLDYMSYGSYGSEDPFSTLGTLFMDSKKSPHLTISYEDASSIAEGKVRFSVTCYFAKQFDFLRKKCCPSDVDFVRSLSRCQKWSAQGGKSNVYFAKSLDERFIIKQVKKTELESFEKFAPEYFKYLIDSLNSRSPTCLAKILGIYQVTVKHLRGVKETKMDLMVMENLFFNRNIGRVYDLKGSSRSRYNTDTSGSNKVLLDTNLVERLRTEPIFLGSKAKRSLERAIWNDTSFLASVDVMDYSLLVGVDDERKELVLGIIDFMRQYTWDKHLETWVKSSGILGGPKNASPTIVSPKQYKKRFRKAMTSYFLTVPDQWSSRTESLHSCHS from the exons ATGGCTATTTTAAGCAGGCCTGACAAAAGGACTGAGGATCCAGAGAATACTGATGATTGCTCTGATGACGGGTCAGTTTTGAGGGATCAATATCACAAGTCTCCAAAACCATTGGATTTTGAAAGCAATGGCCTTATCTGGTTTCCCCCACCTCCTGAggatgaaaatgatgaggagGAGAGTAATTTCTTCACatatgatgatgaagatgatgatattggGGACTCTTCTGCAATTTTCTCATCGAGTAGTAGCCTCTCTAGCACATTTCCATCAAAGGAGAAACAGAATAAGATTAACAAGGACCCTACTAAAGCTATGATACAGGGGCATTTTAGGGCTCTTGTGGCGCAGCTTTTACAGGGAGAGGGTATCAAAGCCAGCAAGGATGAAAACAATGGAGAATGGCTTGACATAGTCACAGCAATTGCATGGCAAGCTGCAGCTTTTGTGAAACCAGATACCAGCAGAGGAGGTAGTATGGATCCGGTTGATTATGTAAAGGTTAAATGTATAGCATCAGGAAATCCAAGAGATAG CACCCTTGTAAAGGGAGTAGtttgtacaaaaaatataaagcacaaGCGCATGACCACACAATACAAAAATCCCAGATTACTTCTTTTAGGAGGAGCACTCGAATATCAGAGCGTTGTGAATCAGTTGGCTTCTTTTAATACATTAGTGCAACAG GAAAATGATCATCTCAAGCTGATCATGTCGAAGATAGAGGCTCTTCGCCCAAACGTTCTGCTGGTTGAGAAAAGCGTATCTCCATATGCCCAAGAATATCTACTGGGAAAGGAAATTTCCTTGGTGCTGAATGTAAAAAAGCCTTTACTGGAACGTATAGCTCGGTGCACAGGTGCTCAGATTAGTCCATCGTTTGAGAATATTTCTACAACACGACTGGGACATTGTGAACTATTCAGGGTAGAGAGAGTGAGTGAAGAACATGAGACAAGCAATCAGTTCAACAAAAAGCCATCTAAAACATTGATGTCTTTTGAAGGGTGTCCAAGGCGTTTAGGTTGCACG GTCCTTCTGAGGGGCACATGTCGTGAAAAGCTAAAGAAGGTCAAGCATGTTATTCAATATGCAGTTTTTGCAGCCTATCACTTGTCCCTTGAGACTTCTTTCCTTGCCGATGAGGGTGCAAGTCTTCCTAAGATGACAATTAGACCCTCAATTGCTATTCCTGAGAGAACAGCAGCAGATAATTCCATTTCAGTTATCCCTCCAATGATTTGCCATGCTGAAGTTGCTTTGTCTGCTCAGGATGATGGATCACTGGGTCTTAAACCAGAGCATGAAGGATCAGAATCATTGACGGGGAACCTTGATGCTGGTGTCATTCATCCTTTATCTCCATGTTCCGTCACTTGTAGGTCTGGAAATGAATTCTCTATTGCATGCCATGGCGATTTAGTGTCTAATGCGGGGGGATTGGATGCATTTTCTGCAAGTCAATGTGAGGGTCTAAAGATGTTTGCTGTTTCCCCTGGTATCAAAAATCTTTCACAGCCAGAACTACAAGATATCATGGCTGAAGAAGAGGGACAACTTTTGGCGACTCATGAATCAGTACAATCTGAGAAGATTGATGAAGATGAGGTTTCCAGTGAATATTTCTCAGTCACTGACACATACCAGAGCATATTAGTATCATTTTCAAGTCGCTGTGTGCTGAAAGGAACTGTATGCGAACGCTCTCGGCTTCTGCGCATAAAATTCTATGGAAATTTTGATAAGCCACTTGGAAGATATCTTCGTGATGATCTGTTTGATCAG AAATCATGCTGTAGGTCATGTAAGGAGCCAGCCGAAGCACATGTTCTGTGTTTCACTCATCAGCAGGGTAATCTTACAATCAATGTTAGATCCCTTTCCTCTGTAAAACTACCTGGAGATCGTGATGGTAAGATATGGATGTGGCACCGATGCCTAAGATGTGCTCATATAGATGGAGTTCCACCAGCAACTCGTAGAGTTGTCATGTCAGATGCTGCCTGGGGACTTTCTTTTGGGAAGTTTTTGGAACTGAGCTTTTCAAACCATGCAACTGCCAATCGTGTTGCACCCTGTGGTCATTCATTGCAGAGGGACTGTCTTAGATTCTATGG GTTTGGGAGCATGGTTGTGTTCTTCCGGTATTCCCCTATTGATATTCTCAATGTCCATTTACCGCCATCAATGCTTGAATTCAACGGCATTGTTCAGCAAGAGTGGACAAGGAAAGAGGCAGCAGAG CTCTTGGGAAAAATGGAAACCTTCTATGGTGAGATATTTGGTGTGCTTGACAGCATGGAACAGAGAAGTAAATATTTTGGAAGTGAATTGTCAGATACCAATGAGTTACAGAATCGCATCATGGAGCTGAAAGATCAACTcgtaaaggaaaaaaacaattacagt TCCCCTTGCAAACAGGGCATATTACAACTGGCAGTTATGGAGAGTTTACAGTTGGATCAAACAGCCATGGACATTCTAGAACTCAATCGCTTAAGACGTACTCTTCTAATTGGTTCTCATGTTTGGTATCGGAAGCTTTATTCACTGGACTGTCTCCTTAAGACAAACTATCTTGTCAAGGCTAAAGAAGGGGATGTGTCTTATACTGAGCTGAAAGATTTGAAGAACGATATATTTTGCAAGGATAGCAAGCTTGACCATGATCATGAAGAAAATATCTCTGGCTATTCAAAATCACAGGAACATGTAGGGAATGATTTTCAGtcagagaagaaagaaacaggTCTGTCCTTCGAACATTGTGTTCTTGAACATTCAATGTTGCCATCATGTTATCATAACACAGAGGATGAAGTGCATGCAGGTGAGGAAACCGCGAGTAAGACATTATTTAGTGACAACCCTTCCCATGCTTCCAATCTGTCTGACAGAATTGATTCTGCATGGACGGGTACCGATCAACTTCCAATTAAAGTTCAACCTCCGCATGCATCTCAGGCAGAGGCAGATGGATTCCAACCTGTGTCTGTCAGGCAGCCAAATTTGTTTGATAATCCTCCTTTTCGAAGGATGGTGGCACCAAAGAGAgttcattcttttgattctgCATTGAGAGCCCAAGAAAGAATCCAGAAAGGGTTGCCTCCATTGCATTTGTCGACTATCAGATCATTCCATGCATCTGGAGATTACAGGAGTATGGTGAGAGATCCTGTTTCAAATGCAATGAGGACTTATTCCCAGACATTGCCACTGGAGGCACATAAGTTGAATTTAATGCACAGTTCCACACACTCATTTATCTCCTCCGCAGCTAATATGGCTGGAGGAGCTCGGTTATTGTTACCAGTGAGGGCCAACAGTGACTTAGTTATAGGCGTGTATGACAACGATCCTGCAAGTGTAGTTTCCTATGCCCTCAGTTCTAAGGAACATGAGGATTGGGTTACTGATAGGTCAAATGAGAGTGCAGGAATCTGGAGTACAATTAAGCACAGTAAAGAAGATTCTGCAGCTTCCTCTTTTACATCCTGGCAGTCTTTAGATTCCATGGACCTAGATTATATGAGCTATGGAAGTTATGGGTCTGAAGATCCTTTTTCAACCTTGGGCACCTTGTTTATGGATTCAAAAAAATCTCCACACTTGACAATTTCTTATGAAGATGCTTCTTCAATTGCTGAAGGCAAAGTGAGGTTTTCTGTTACTTGTTATTTTGCGAAGCAGTTTGACTTTCTTAGGAAGAAATGCTGCCCTAgtgatgttgattttgttcGTTCACTGAGTCGCTGCCAGAAGTGGAGTGCACAAGGAGGAAAAAGCAATGTATACTTTGCCAAGTCATTGGATGAGAGATTCAtcataaaacaagtaaaaaagaCTGAGTTGGAGTCCTTCGAGAAATTTGCCCCAGAATATTTCAAGTATCTGATTGATTCTCTCAACTCAAGGAGCCCCACTTGCTTGGCAAAAATTCTTGGTATTTATCAG GTTACTGTAAAGCATTTGAGAGGTGtcaaggaaacaaaaatggatTTGATGGTGATGGAAAACCTCTTTTTTAACAGAAATATTGGGAGAGTCTACGACCTTAAGGGCTCTTCTCGATCCCGCTACAATACTGACACATCTGGGTCTAACAAGGTGTTACTAGATACGAATCTAGTGGAAAGACTGCGTACAGAGCCCATATTTCTTGGAAGTAAGGCGAAGAGAAGCCTTGAGAGAGCTATATGGAATGATACGTCATTTTTAGCA TCTGTTGATGTTATGGACTACTCTTTGCTCGTTGGAGTGGATGATGAGCGGAAGGAGCTGGTTTTGGGGATCATTGATTTCATGAGACAGTATACATGGGACAAGCATTTAGAGACGTGGGTTAAGTCATCTGGAATACTTGGCGGTCCGAAAAATGCTTCCCCAACAATTGTTTCTCcaaaacaatacaagaaaaGATTCCGAAAAGCAATGACTTCATACTTTCTTACTGTACCTGATCAATGGTCTTCACGGACTGAATCACTGCATTCTTGTCATTCATAA